A single Pseudomonadota bacterium DNA region contains:
- a CDS encoding aspartate kinase, producing the protein MALIVQKYGGTSVGSTDRIKKVARRVAKWKNAGHDIVVVVSAMSGETNRLIDLAKSIQSRPDRRELDVVCSTGEQVTIGLLSMALIELGVPAKSYNGAQIRVLTDDAHTKARILDIDKNRIQDDLKSGKVLVVAGFQGVDAEGNITTLGRGGSDTSGVAIAAVLGAQECQIYTDVDGVYTTDPRVVPNARRLKTVTFEEMLEMASLGSKILQIRSVEFAGKYRVRLRVLSSLTDPDISIDEESQSGTLITFEDDGTMEAALVSGIAFNRDEAKVTMRGVPDTPGIAFKILDPIAKANIEVDVIVQNISTDKKTDFSFTVHRNDLNKTLDILKPVQAVIGARDLVGDDKICKIGLVGVGMRSHVGVASKMFGALANEGVNIQMVSTSEIKITAVIDEKYMELAVRALHQAFELE; encoded by the coding sequence ATGGCTTTAATTGTACAAAAATACGGCGGAACCTCGGTAGGCTCGACAGACCGCATCAAAAAAGTCGCCCGACGTGTTGCGAAATGGAAAAATGCAGGCCATGACATCGTTGTAGTGGTATCCGCCATGTCTGGTGAGACCAATCGTCTCATCGATTTAGCCAAGTCCATTCAATCTAGACCGGACCGCAGAGAATTAGACGTTGTCTGTTCGACTGGAGAACAAGTGACTATCGGCCTCTTATCCATGGCCTTAATCGAACTAGGTGTCCCTGCAAAATCTTATAATGGCGCACAGATACGCGTCCTTACTGATGATGCACACACTAAAGCACGTATCCTAGACATCGACAAAAATCGAATACAAGACGATCTAAAATCAGGAAAAGTCCTCGTCGTTGCGGGTTTTCAAGGCGTAGACGCAGAGGGTAACATCACCACATTAGGTCGTGGTGGATCTGACACATCTGGGGTAGCTATTGCAGCAGTGCTTGGCGCACAAGAGTGTCAAATTTATACGGACGTCGATGGGGTATACACCACAGACCCTCGAGTGGTACCAAATGCGCGCCGATTAAAAACGGTCACCTTTGAGGAAATGCTCGAGATGGCTAGCTTAGGTTCAAAGATATTACAAATTCGCTCGGTAGAGTTTGCGGGGAAGTATCGCGTAAGATTACGCGTGCTATCCAGTCTAACTGACCCCGACATTTCGATTGACGAAGAATCGCAATCAGGAACATTAATTACATTTGAGGATGATGGAACTATGGAAGCCGCTCTAGTTTCTGGTATAGCTTTTAATCGTGATGAAGCAAAAGTCACCATGCGTGGGGTTCCCGATACACCAGGCATCGCTTTCAAGATTCTCGATCCAATTGCAAAAGCTAATATTGAGGTTGATGTCATCGTACAGAATATCAGTACAGATAAAAAAACAGATTTCTCGTTCACGGTGCATCGTAACGACTTAAACAAAACCCTTGATATTTTAAAGCCAGTCCAAGCAGTTATCGGAGCTCGAGATTTAGTCGGGGACGATAAGATTTGTAAGATAGGACTAGTGGGTGTTGGAATGCGTTCTCATGTGGGTGTAGCAAGTAAAATGTTTGGTGCACTAGCTAATGAGGGTGTGAACATACAGATGGTCTCAACCTCGGAAATAAAGATCACAGCCGTCATTGACGAGAAATACATGGAACTTGCCGTGCGTGCGCTCCACCAAGCCTTCGAGCTGGAATAA
- a CDS encoding methyltransferase: MIDIKCFKRFLVPFFAVLFLSIGGNGKAALEPDITQLLDDALLAEHRTPAYIERDVFRHPKETLLFFGLKPESSVVEITPSMGWYTEILAPVLHDNGQYYYASYRLHDDINPVFVKLENNFKEKIESNADVYGNLKWIRFDPNEPEFAPDGPVDMVLTFRNVHNWAKAGTAESMFDGFALALKQGGVLGIVEHRAKPGTPFEKQIGSGYMTVEYVVQLAEDAGFRLDASSEINANSKDTADHPGGVWNLLPNLRNVADEDKAAIIAIGESDRMTLRFVKE; encoded by the coding sequence ATGATCGATATTAAGTGTTTCAAACGGTTTCTCGTTCCTTTTTTTGCAGTATTGTTCTTGTCCATTGGTGGTAACGGTAAGGCCGCGCTTGAGCCAGATATTACTCAGCTTCTTGACGATGCCTTACTAGCCGAACATCGCACTCCGGCCTACATTGAACGAGATGTGTTTCGACATCCAAAAGAGACGCTGCTCTTCTTCGGTTTGAAACCTGAAAGTTCTGTAGTTGAAATTACACCCAGTATGGGTTGGTACACTGAGATTTTGGCTCCTGTCCTTCACGACAATGGACAGTATTATTACGCTTCGTATCGTTTGCATGATGATATTAATCCCGTTTTCGTCAAACTAGAAAATAATTTTAAAGAAAAAATTGAATCTAACGCTGATGTCTACGGGAATCTCAAATGGATTCGTTTTGATCCGAATGAGCCTGAGTTCGCACCGGACGGTCCAGTTGATATGGTTTTAACGTTTAGAAATGTTCATAACTGGGCAAAGGCTGGTACTGCAGAGTCGATGTTTGACGGTTTTGCTCTAGCGCTAAAACAGGGGGGTGTCCTTGGTATCGTAGAACACAGAGCTAAGCCTGGAACACCATTTGAAAAGCAAATCGGTAGTGGCTATATGACGGTTGAATATGTTGTTCAGCTAGCAGAGGATGCAGGATTTCGTTTAGATGCCTCTTCAGAAATCAATGCAAACTCTAAGGATACTGCCGATCATCCAGGCGGTGTTTGGAATCTATTGCCTAATTTAAGAAATGTAGCCGATGAGGATAAAGCTGCGATTATTGCAATTGGCGAGTCAGACCGAATGACCCTGAGGTTTGTAAAAGAGTAA
- a CDS encoding PatB family C-S lyase produces MTFEFDKIINRTDTFSTKWNKYDRPDIIPMWVADMDFETAPCIKSALMERVNHGIYGYTQPPAELPPTVAAYLKTEFNWAIDTDWIIWLPSLVVGLNVVSRAFAEEGDEILSNTPIYPPFLSAPNYGNRKTITAPLAWSGTKWVMDFDALKKTVTHNTKAFLFCSPHNPTGRVWDIEELNKLVAFCHKHNLTLISDEIHASLILDQDKTHTVTANLPEAADISVTLLSASKTFNIPGLGCAYAVVKDPTLRNKLKKVMNGIVHHVGALGYTATLAAYKEGKPWQAALVNYLRLNRDHVEANLSTHDQLTVYHSEATYLTWIDARRMNVDNPSTYFEQFGIGIYDGAPFGAPGFLRLNFACPRSVLSEALKRITKGIEALT; encoded by the coding sequence ATGACCTTTGAATTCGACAAAATTATTAATAGAACGGATACGTTCAGCACCAAATGGAACAAATATGATCGCCCGGATATCATACCCATGTGGGTTGCTGATATGGACTTCGAAACGGCACCGTGCATTAAATCCGCACTAATGGAACGCGTAAACCACGGTATCTATGGGTACACCCAACCACCTGCAGAACTGCCTCCAACTGTTGCAGCCTACCTAAAAACCGAATTTAATTGGGCCATCGATACAGATTGGATTATCTGGTTACCGAGCTTGGTGGTTGGACTCAACGTTGTGAGCCGCGCATTCGCCGAAGAAGGTGATGAGATTCTTTCGAATACACCGATATACCCACCTTTTCTATCTGCGCCAAATTATGGCAATCGAAAAACAATTACCGCCCCTCTAGCTTGGAGCGGAACAAAGTGGGTGATGGATTTTGATGCGCTAAAAAAAACAGTTACACACAACACAAAAGCTTTTTTATTCTGCAGCCCACACAACCCAACTGGACGTGTTTGGGATATTGAGGAGCTGAACAAGTTAGTCGCTTTTTGCCACAAACATAATCTGACTTTAATTTCCGATGAGATCCATGCGAGTCTAATCTTGGACCAAGACAAAACCCATACGGTAACTGCAAACCTACCCGAGGCCGCTGATATTTCAGTAACACTCTTATCTGCGAGTAAGACTTTTAATATACCAGGATTAGGTTGTGCGTATGCTGTTGTAAAAGATCCAACGTTAAGAAATAAACTAAAAAAAGTGATGAACGGTATCGTTCATCATGTCGGGGCTCTAGGCTACACCGCCACCCTCGCCGCATACAAAGAAGGTAAACCGTGGCAAGCCGCACTGGTTAACTACTTACGACTGAATCGAGACCACGTTGAAGCTAACTTGTCGACTCACGATCAATTGACGGTATATCACTCAGAAGCTACATACCTAACCTGGATCGACGCACGCAGAATGAACGTTGACAACCCGTCGACGTACTTCGAGCAATTCGGAATCGGCATTTATGACGGTGCACCATTTGGAGCTCCAGGGTTCCTAAGGCTCAACTTTGCGTGCCCACGCTCCGTACTGAGTGAAGCGCTCAAACGCATCACCAAGGGAATAGAGGCACTAACCTAG
- a CDS encoding thermonuclease family protein: protein MQNCNGTVFFNRWRLLAPVLIVFIGFCFEIPLSQSEVFRGEVVRIADGDTITVLINGDRKIKVRFIGIDSPELDQPFGVKARDRLTQLIQGQSIICDCVKRDRYKRWVCRVFFDDLDVNWALIRDGLAWWYRDYQQEQAPEDRVRYKEAEALAKQQRIGLWADDAYLPPWEWRRQARVKRNTK from the coding sequence ATGCAGAATTGTAACGGTACTGTTTTTTTTAATAGGTGGCGTCTTCTTGCTCCGGTCTTGATCGTATTTATTGGTTTTTGTTTTGAGATTCCGCTTTCTCAATCAGAAGTTTTTCGTGGTGAGGTGGTTCGGATTGCAGACGGGGACACCATCACCGTCTTAATCAACGGTGACCGAAAAATAAAAGTGCGGTTTATCGGTATTGATTCACCAGAGCTGGATCAACCGTTTGGCGTAAAAGCTCGTGATCGCTTGACTCAGCTGATTCAGGGGCAGTCGATTATTTGTGATTGCGTGAAGCGGGACCGTTACAAGCGTTGGGTCTGCAGGGTTTTTTTTGATGATCTGGACGTCAACTGGGCATTGATCCGGGATGGATTAGCATGGTGGTATCGTGACTATCAGCAGGAGCAGGCACCAGAGGATCGTGTTCGCTATAAAGAGGCTGAAGCGTTGGCTAAGCAACAGAGAATTGGTTTGTGGGCTGACGACGCTTATCTACCGCCGTGGGAGTGGCGGCGTCAGGCGCGCGTGAAGCGTAACACGAAGTAA
- a CDS encoding error-prone DNA polymerase, which produces MKTASVVSSYAELHCISNFSFLKGASHPKELVEQAKKLGYHAIAITDECSVAGAVRAHMAAQAADIKLLIGSEFRLEEGTRFILIAKNRNGYGYMCNLISTARRSASKGEYYLSQKHFKDIEINCIVIWLPNTDLSEESQIKDLAWLKHHFKNEVWIGMAQLLLNQETKQILTLQRLSQLMMTSLVAIGSAHMHIPERRMLRDTIHAIRIRKTLKNSGFELPQNGESYLRSIETIERLYPSQLIAETLVIANQCNFDLSTLKYEYPKEITPDGMSTTEHLRKLTQKGLTWRFPQTIPEKVQLLVERELSIIHELNYEPYFLTVFDITNYARSQGILFQGRGSAANSAVCYVLGITEVDPNRSEMLFERFISKERHEPPDIDVDFENDRREEVIQYIYNKYGRDRAALTATVVTYRPKSAFRDVGKALGLNIEQINRISKNFSWWDQKSSRSERLKEAGFNTNTKVIRQLIYITQELSGFPRHLSQHVGGFLISQGPLTQLVPVENAVMKNRTVIQWDKDDLDALGLLKIDVLALGMLSAIRRSLRLIEEWHHKPFTISDIPPEDPKVYEMISKADTIGVFQIESRAQMSMLPRLKPKCFYDLVIEVAIVRPGPIQGGMVHPYLERRQGKKPVTYPSPEVKKVLERTLGVPIFQEQVMQLAIVTAGFTPGEADQLRRSMATWKRQGGLGHLEQKLIQGMQLRGYSKEFAEQIFQQILGFGQYGFPESHSASFALLVYVSSWLKRHEPAAFTCALLNSQPMGFYAPSQLIQDAQRHEVMILPVDILLSHHDCRLAHTPNTDKPAIQLGFNMIKGLSRDAAHRIVAHRAEHLKVDQIVRLAELNKKDLHALARADALLSAIGDRHQANWWARGLDLNPPEIFRHLPSTQEPLKLPAPTEGENIVADYRSLGLTLRKHPLCLLRPELNKRKTLTAEKIKALRSGQSVRTAGIVTSRQRPNTSSGVVFVTLEDETGYTNVVIWNRIAAEQRQVLTNAHLMGVSGHIERDGDVIHLIAKKLIDYSPLLGKLNTTSRDFH; this is translated from the coding sequence ATGAAGACGGCATCCGTTGTGTCCTCCTATGCAGAACTTCACTGCATCAGTAATTTTAGTTTTCTTAAGGGCGCCTCACACCCTAAGGAACTCGTAGAGCAAGCCAAAAAACTTGGGTATCACGCCATTGCGATTACAGATGAGTGCTCTGTTGCTGGTGCTGTCCGCGCTCATATGGCCGCGCAAGCGGCAGATATTAAATTACTGATTGGATCTGAATTTAGACTTGAAGAAGGAACTAGATTTATCCTAATTGCCAAAAATCGTAACGGCTATGGTTATATGTGTAACCTCATCAGTACCGCACGTCGTAGCGCATCTAAAGGTGAATACTACCTAAGTCAAAAACACTTTAAAGACATCGAAATAAACTGCATCGTGATATGGCTACCAAACACTGATTTATCAGAGGAGAGTCAGATAAAAGACCTCGCTTGGTTAAAACATCATTTCAAAAACGAAGTTTGGATTGGCATGGCGCAGCTTCTTCTCAATCAAGAAACAAAACAAATACTGACGCTTCAACGCTTGTCACAACTCATGATGACCTCTCTCGTCGCAATTGGTAGCGCACACATGCACATACCGGAGCGTCGCATGCTAAGAGACACCATCCACGCAATTCGAATAAGGAAAACTCTTAAAAACAGTGGTTTTGAATTACCCCAAAACGGGGAAAGTTACCTACGCAGCATTGAAACAATCGAACGCTTATATCCGTCTCAACTCATTGCCGAAACTCTCGTGATCGCCAACCAGTGTAACTTTGATCTCAGTACACTCAAATATGAGTATCCCAAGGAAATCACACCGGATGGAATGAGTACAACTGAACATCTACGTAAACTCACTCAAAAAGGGCTCACCTGGAGGTTTCCTCAAACCATTCCCGAGAAGGTCCAATTACTGGTTGAGCGGGAGCTCAGCATCATTCACGAACTGAACTATGAACCGTATTTTTTAACCGTATTTGATATCACCAACTACGCCAGATCCCAAGGCATTCTATTCCAGGGTAGAGGTAGCGCGGCAAACTCTGCAGTTTGTTATGTATTAGGTATCACAGAAGTAGACCCCAATCGCTCAGAAATGTTATTCGAACGATTTATATCTAAAGAACGACACGAACCACCTGATATTGATGTCGACTTTGAAAATGATCGTCGAGAAGAGGTGATTCAGTATATCTACAACAAGTATGGTCGAGATCGAGCAGCGCTAACCGCAACGGTCGTCACTTATCGACCTAAAAGTGCATTCAGAGATGTTGGCAAAGCACTGGGATTAAATATAGAACAAATTAACCGTATTTCTAAGAATTTCAGCTGGTGGGACCAAAAATCGAGTCGGTCTGAGCGACTCAAGGAAGCTGGTTTTAATACAAACACCAAAGTGATCAGACAACTCATCTATATTACTCAGGAATTATCCGGATTTCCTCGACATTTATCTCAGCATGTTGGTGGATTTTTAATTTCACAAGGCCCTCTGACTCAATTAGTCCCCGTTGAGAATGCGGTAATGAAAAACCGTACAGTAATACAGTGGGACAAAGATGATCTAGATGCACTGGGATTGCTTAAAATTGATGTATTAGCACTGGGTATGCTCTCTGCTATTCGTCGCTCACTACGCCTTATTGAAGAGTGGCACCACAAACCCTTCACCATATCTGACATCCCCCCAGAAGACCCAAAAGTATACGAAATGATATCTAAGGCAGATACTATTGGCGTTTTCCAAATCGAATCCCGAGCGCAAATGTCGATGCTGCCTCGACTGAAACCAAAGTGCTTTTATGATTTAGTAATTGAAGTCGCCATCGTACGGCCTGGGCCTATTCAAGGCGGCATGGTACATCCATACCTGGAACGTCGTCAAGGAAAAAAGCCCGTTACCTACCCCTCTCCTGAGGTTAAAAAAGTTTTAGAACGAACATTAGGGGTACCCATATTTCAAGAACAAGTGATGCAACTCGCCATTGTGACCGCAGGATTTACACCTGGCGAAGCCGATCAACTCAGGAGGTCCATGGCAACTTGGAAACGTCAAGGCGGCCTAGGTCACCTTGAGCAAAAACTCATACAAGGGATGCAACTTCGTGGATACAGCAAAGAATTTGCCGAACAAATATTTCAACAAATTCTCGGTTTTGGACAGTATGGATTTCCCGAATCCCACTCAGCGAGCTTCGCCCTACTGGTGTATGTCTCCAGCTGGCTTAAGCGCCACGAACCAGCAGCATTCACGTGCGCACTACTCAACAGCCAACCGATGGGATTTTATGCTCCATCCCAACTGATTCAAGACGCACAACGCCATGAAGTGATGATCCTACCCGTAGATATACTACTCAGTCATCATGATTGTCGTTTGGCTCACACTCCCAATACGGATAAGCCAGCTATTCAATTGGGCTTCAATATGATTAAGGGACTCTCCAGAGATGCGGCACACAGAATTGTAGCTCATCGAGCGGAACATTTAAAGGTAGATCAAATTGTAAGGCTCGCGGAATTAAATAAAAAAGACTTACACGCACTCGCCCGCGCCGATGCTTTATTAAGTGCTATAGGAGATAGACATCAAGCAAATTGGTGGGCACGCGGACTGGACCTAAACCCACCCGAGATATTTCGCCATCTACCAAGCACGCAGGAACCCCTGAAATTACCCGCACCGACAGAGGGTGAAAATATTGTTGCTGACTATAGGAGTCTAGGACTCACCTTGCGGAAACATCCACTGTGCTTACTCAGACCAGAACTCAACAAAAGGAAAACACTAACAGCTGAGAAGATCAAAGCACTTCGAAGTGGACAATCGGTCCGCACGGCAGGAATCGTTACGTCCCGACAACGTCCCAACACATCCAGCGGCGTGGTGTTTGTCACCTTAGAGGATGAAACGGGGTATACCAATGTGGTGATTTGGAACCGAATTGCCGCCGAACAACGTCAAGTACTGACGAATGCTCACTTAATGGGTGTTTCCGGGCATATCGAAAGAGATGGTGATGTCATTCACCTCATTGCAAAAAAATTAATCGATTACTCACCTCTTCTTGGTAAACTCAACACAACATCAAGAGATTTTCATTAA
- a CDS encoding VOC family protein has translation MPATSMNHFTILTDDLDATVTFYQEFLGLEPGERPPLKFPGAWLYAGKTAVLHVIAGKTLPEPPEGVIDHIAFSATGLIETVDKLKQHKIDHSLRQVRKTDPWQLFFCDPSGAKVELDYPPTEPTPNQ, from the coding sequence ATGCCAGCAACCTCAATGAATCACTTTACAATTTTGACGGATGACCTTGATGCAACGGTCACCTTTTATCAAGAATTTTTAGGTTTAGAACCTGGTGAACGACCTCCACTTAAATTTCCAGGTGCGTGGCTTTATGCTGGAAAGACTGCAGTTTTACATGTCATTGCCGGCAAAACACTTCCAGAACCACCAGAAGGTGTGATTGATCACATTGCGTTCAGCGCAACTGGCCTAATAGAGACCGTCGATAAACTAAAGCAACACAAAATTGACCATTCTCTGCGGCAAGTCAGGAAGACAGATCCTTGGCAACTGTTTTTCTGCGACCCTTCTGGCGCCAAGGTCGAACTCGACTACCCACCGACCGAGCCTACACCCAATCAGTAA
- a CDS encoding DNA polymerase Y family protein, whose translation MLWLCLNFPNLPIDIFSIGEETKEPVVIVESTNTIIASNNTSQQLGIQNGMALSAAFVLSNFIQIKHRKKNQEIKKLEEVATSLFKYSSQISIRLPNSVLVEIGASIKLFYSTQHLRNQILQTITDLGLHAHTAVSPTPLAAIWLSRYKIDATAFTISDLSQYIDPLPTSIIEPENTSGIKLHDVGIKTIGQLARIPRFAVTQRWGTHALDQLDRAFGKKPDPQPPFSLPEYFNSEISLNLPASSVEELLFGIHRIIQSMATYLQFKQRGVTQFELSIVNEQKLRHDFKFKLLVPTRNPKHLTHLAQERLNRENISSRIESIHIRSIQELPLIPSSHSLLPHEEQSELSRSHLIDQLQARVGEKSVYGITVCSDHRPEKTWRETIPGEHQHRTKLNHRPSWLLRTPKALTSTSDIPHLRGPLTIIDGPERIETGWWDDQDIKRDYFIALTQDHSQVWIYKDTVSRNWFLHGIFA comes from the coding sequence ATGCTGTGGCTCTGCCTAAACTTCCCCAATCTACCTATCGATATTTTTTCTATTGGAGAGGAGACTAAAGAGCCCGTGGTGATCGTAGAATCAACGAATACGATCATTGCAAGCAACAACACGTCTCAGCAACTAGGCATCCAAAATGGCATGGCGCTATCCGCGGCCTTTGTGCTATCAAACTTTATCCAAATTAAGCACCGAAAAAAAAATCAAGAAATCAAAAAACTCGAAGAAGTTGCCACGTCTCTTTTCAAGTATTCATCTCAAATAAGCATTCGACTACCGAACTCAGTTCTCGTTGAAATTGGAGCCAGCATCAAACTATTTTACAGCACACAACACCTCAGAAATCAGATATTACAAACGATTACTGATTTAGGACTTCATGCGCACACTGCTGTATCCCCCACACCCTTAGCTGCCATATGGTTATCACGCTACAAGATAGACGCCACAGCCTTTACGATAAGCGATTTATCTCAATACATTGATCCATTACCCACATCAATCATTGAACCTGAGAATACCTCAGGCATAAAGCTGCATGATGTTGGGATTAAAACTATTGGTCAATTAGCACGCATTCCCAGATTCGCCGTAACCCAACGCTGGGGAACCCATGCACTGGATCAATTAGACCGAGCTTTCGGCAAAAAGCCGGATCCTCAACCACCGTTTTCATTACCAGAATATTTTAATTCTGAGATATCACTCAACCTTCCCGCCTCTTCAGTAGAGGAACTCCTATTTGGCATTCATCGAATAATTCAAAGCATGGCCACTTACCTACAGTTTAAACAAAGGGGGGTTACACAATTTGAACTTAGTATCGTCAATGAACAAAAACTACGTCATGACTTCAAGTTTAAACTTTTAGTACCTACTCGAAATCCAAAACACCTGACTCATCTAGCTCAAGAACGACTCAACCGAGAAAACATTTCTTCTAGAATTGAGTCGATTCACATACGGTCCATACAAGAGCTACCCTTAATTCCATCCAGTCATTCGCTACTTCCTCACGAAGAACAGAGTGAATTGAGTCGCAGTCATTTAATTGACCAATTACAAGCCAGAGTAGGAGAAAAATCTGTCTATGGGATCACTGTATGTTCAGACCACCGCCCAGAAAAAACCTGGCGAGAAACTATTCCAGGGGAACATCAACATCGTACAAAACTCAATCATCGACCCTCTTGGTTACTGCGCACACCCAAAGCATTAACATCGACATCGGACATCCCCCACCTACGTGGACCATTAACCATCATTGACGGACCCGAACGTATCGAAACAGGATGGTGGGATGATCAAGACATCAAACGAGATTACTTTATAGCCTTAACCCAAGACCATTCACAAGTGTGGATATATAAAGATACAGTCAGTAGAAACTGGTTCTTGCACGGTATTTTCGCATGA
- the lexA gene encoding transcriptional repressor LexA, whose translation MKPLTQRQTEILNLIQSFVENTGFPPTRSDIARALSFKSANAAEDHLKALEKKGHIKLTRGTSRGIQLLKNSGLPIVGRVAAGQPILSEEHIQNRVQVEQSLFRPAADYLLKVRGSSMRDVGIHEGDLLAVHASSEARSGQIIVARINQEVTVKRFKRKNKEIWLEAENPDFQPIYVNGERDEFAIEGIAVGIIRNGKIN comes from the coding sequence ATGAAACCGCTCACCCAAAGACAAACTGAAATTCTTAACCTTATTCAAAGCTTTGTTGAGAATACTGGCTTCCCTCCTACACGATCAGATATCGCCCGAGCACTGAGCTTCAAATCTGCAAATGCGGCCGAAGACCATCTCAAGGCACTAGAAAAGAAAGGACACATCAAACTCACACGTGGCACGTCAAGAGGGATACAACTACTTAAAAACTCCGGGCTACCCATTGTGGGTCGAGTCGCAGCTGGGCAACCCATACTGTCTGAGGAACACATCCAGAATAGAGTCCAAGTTGAGCAGTCTTTATTTAGACCTGCCGCAGATTATCTACTCAAAGTGCGGGGAAGCAGCATGCGCGATGTTGGCATCCATGAAGGGGACTTACTCGCCGTCCATGCCTCATCAGAAGCGCGGTCTGGACAAATCATCGTGGCACGCATTAACCAAGAGGTCACGGTCAAACGCTTCAAACGAAAAAACAAAGAAATATGGCTAGAAGCAGAAAACCCTGATTTTCAGCCTATCTATGTGAACGGCGAACGGGATGAGTTTGCTATCGAAGGCATCGCGGTTGGCATCATCCGTAACGGAAAAATCAATTAG
- the imuA gene encoding translesion DNA synthesis-associated protein ImuA, with protein MESTLLQSMLPSHIWRGKEHKLNPLGHVPSGFTNIDDRIHGWPLGTLIEIVPHQIGIGEFSILLPALAQLSQDSRWILLVCPPHIPYAPFLSRMGVDTSKVIITQAQNINDAGWCMEQGLRSNSCSAVIGWFPQITEKMIRRLQLSLEEKKVLGVFFTKPMTSYKNNPTPWRIIVRQANNETLIDIQKRRGGGPISAISISNLLHQTCCGSA; from the coding sequence ATGGAATCCACCCTCCTTCAATCCATGCTCCCTTCTCACATCTGGAGAGGGAAAGAGCACAAACTCAACCCGCTTGGACACGTACCTTCAGGCTTCACCAATATCGACGACAGGATCCACGGATGGCCTCTTGGCACACTCATTGAAATCGTACCTCATCAAATTGGAATCGGTGAGTTTTCGATATTACTTCCGGCACTTGCTCAGCTCTCTCAAGATTCACGCTGGATCTTATTAGTCTGTCCTCCCCATATTCCCTATGCGCCTTTTCTATCCAGAATGGGTGTCGATACCAGCAAAGTCATCATCACTCAAGCACAAAACATTAATGACGCGGGATGGTGCATGGAACAAGGGTTACGATCGAACTCTTGTAGTGCGGTCATCGGTTGGTTCCCACAGATAACAGAAAAAATGATTCGCCGACTACAACTGTCATTAGAAGAAAAAAAAGTGTTGGGTGTTTTTTTTACAAAGCCAATGACAAGCTATAAAAACAATCCTACACCGTGGAGAATCATAGTCAGGCAAGCCAACAATGAAACGCTAATAGACATCCAAAAACGACGAGGTGGAGGGCCCATTAGCGCAATATCAATCTCTAACTTATTGCACCAAACATGCTGTGGCTCTGCCTAA